DNA from Candidatus Latescibacter sp.:
CGCCCGATTCCTATCATCATGAGCGGCTCTGGGGAGTGGACCCGTTTGTGATCGGGAAAAAGCCGGGACTGTGCGGAGTGATGCTCTTTGAAGGAAATGACCGCGTCCAATGCTACGGAGGCGGCGAAGGGATTAATTTCATCCACAAGGCCGAGAGCGGCGGTCCCGTGTGTGCAGGCGCGGTGGTCGCCATGGAAAACAAGGGCGGGCCGGTTGTGGAGGAATCATACAGTTTGTATGCCGGGCGTTACTATAATGAAGTCCGGACTGTTCCATCGAAACAACATCTCCAGAAAGGCGTTCTTGTTGCTCCCGGGATGCAGAAGAATGACAAGGAGACCGTTCAGTTCAATGAAAAACAGGGCTATCTCGCGACACAGGTCCTCACCGATGAATATGGCGCCATAGGGCTGGCTCTCATCTGGAATCCGGGCGCTTTCGCCGGTATGGCCGAGACGAACGAGGGGAGATTCATCAAGCTCAAACCCTCACCGGACGGTTCGGTGAAGTATCTCAGTATGGGGGTATGGTACCGTGGAAGCGCCGAACAGCCTGCTTCGATGGATGCGCTTGTGAAGATGGCCGATGAGTTGTCTCAGGGATTCCGCAACCCGCTTCAGGTGGAGATTGGGAAATAAATTAAACGGTTATGTTATTTGGTTGGTATTTTTGAAAATGGTGCAACGTGATTGCACATTTAGAT
Protein-coding regions in this window:
- a CDS encoding DUF4861 family protein: MHTAGFHFSSYGFLTAFVFMAAVGACFAQKPDDPAVRYAKKFDIVIANPLALNRPGEPVVIPLSQIMAKAPDFNRNFFRVKYKAGMFEPLDIPSQIRIIPDGRKIEELVFQVDLGPSEKKTVELQYNLQGSGLPAYPARTQSFEKWYTGGVNIAWENELVAYRSYSGLIDFFGKSYAHLRLQDLPPDSYHHERLWGVDPFVIGKKPGLCGVMLFEGNDRVQCYGGGEGINFIHKAESGGPVCAGAVVAMENKGGPVVEESYSLYAGRYYNEVRTVPSKQHLQKGVLVAPGMQKNDKETVQFNEKQGYLATQVLTDEYGAIGLALIWNPGAFAGMAETNEGRFIKLKPSPDGSVKYLSMGVWYRGSAEQPASMDALVKMADELSQGFRNPLQVEIGK